One window from the genome of Candidatus Methanomethylicota archaeon encodes:
- a CDS encoding ABC transporter ATP-binding protein, with product MDIVRLENVSKVYVAGKVKYPALRNVSISFPMGKFIAVMGPSGSGKSTLLNLIGGLDKPTEGKIISCGRNLEELTSDELAEYRNEKIGFVFQFFNLIGYLNVLENVMLPMAIKGVDEDEGREKAMNLLKILGLEDKVKKKPNELSGGERQKVAIARALINDPELILADEPTGNIDSVSAKVIMEIFRRLVDEKGITIIMVTHNIELSRFCDMVVKLRDGMIEDVKEVSKP from the coding sequence ATATCCAGCGCTGAGAAATGTGAGCATATCATTTCCAATGGGGAAATTCATAGCGGTGATGGGACCATCAGGGTCAGGTAAATCCACACTACTAAACTTAATAGGAGGCTTAGATAAACCAACCGAGGGTAAGATAATATCTTGTGGTAGAAATTTGGAGGAATTAACAAGTGATGAACTTGCAGAGTATAGGAATGAGAAGATAGGATTTGTCTTTCAATTCTTCAATTTAATTGGGTATCTAAACGTGCTGGAGAACGTTATGCTACCAATGGCCATAAAGGGGGTTGATGAAGATGAGGGGAGGGAGAAGGCCATGAACCTATTGAAAATCCTAGGACTTGAAGATAAAGTGAAGAAGAAGCCCAATGAACTTAGCGGTGGCGAGAGGCAAAAAGTTGCAATAGCAAGAGCACTTATAAACGATCCAGAACTAATACTTGCCGATGAACCCACTGGAAACATTGACAGCGTAAGTGCAAAGGTAATTATGGAAATATTCAGAAGGCTTGTTGATGAAAAGGGGATAACTATAATAATGGTAACACATAACATAGAATTATCAAGATTCTGCGATATGGTGGTAAAGTTGAGGGATGGAATGATAGAAGATGTTAAGGAGGTTTCAAAGCCATGA